Below is a window of Haloterrigena alkaliphila DNA.
GGAGTCGGTCGAACGCCTCGCCCGCCGCGAGGGAGAACCGCGGTTGGTCGTCGAACAACGCGACGATTCCGTCGGGGAACCGCTCGGCGAGCGTCCGGTATCGGCGTTCGGATGCCGATATCCGGTCGTACATCCGCTGGAGTTCTCGTTCTCGCTCTCGGAGTTCGTCGGTGTACCGCCGCTGGTTGGCGTTGTAGACGCCGATGCCGAAGGCGGCGACGATCCCGAAGAGGACGCCGTTGAGCGCGAGCGCGTACGGTTTCGGCTCCGCCATCACGCGGAGCTGGATCGCGACGATCCACAGGAACAACAGCGCGATCAGCCCGCCGACGAGGAGGTTCCACTTCGCGACGGTCACGACGTACTCGGTCTCCCACTCCAGCCGAACGATCCACGCTCCCGCGAGGACGAGCCCGAACGCGAGGACGAGCAGCGCGCTGTTCTCGAGCAGCGTCCACAGCAGGCTCCACGAGAGGTTGCGGAGGTCGTCCCAGATGTCGTAGAGCGGGACGAGCAGGATCAGGAGACCGAGTCCGGAGACGCACCCGCCGGCGAGGTATCGACGAGCGCGTTCGCTGTCGATCGATGGCACGGGTGATCGTAAGACCGGCCCCTTCCTAAGTGCTGGTTTTCCTCCAACCGGATGGGAACCCGACCGCGTCGGGTGACTCCGCGGCGGCCGCCCGTCGTCAGTAGAAGTACTCGTCCTCGCGCAACTGGACGTAGCCCCCGTCGCGGTAGGCGTACTTGCGGCGCTTGTACTGGAGGAGGACCTTCGAGGCGCCCAGTCCGGCCGTGTAGCCGCGGCTGATCAGGTTGCCGCCGCCGGCCCCGCGTTGCATCTCGTTGACCACCGAGAACGTCCGGTCCCAGTCGTGGGGTTCGTAGTCGGCGACGATGTCCGCGAAGGCGACGTTGCGCAGGATCTCGTCGCCGATCGCGTCCTTCCAGAGGTCGTTGTAGCCCTCGAGGGAGTCGGTCGCGGCGAGTCGGCCGGCGATCTTCCCCGTTCGGACGGCGACGTGGTAGCCGCCCTCGTGGAACGCGGAGGTCGTGCCCATCGCGCCGCCCGCGACGGCGATGTTGGCGCCGACGGGCGACTCGATCGGCCGCGTCGAGGAGATCGGGTAGGTCTCGGTCCCCTTGGACTTTCCGCGGTCCTCGACGCGCGGGATGTCCTTCTCGATGTCGTACTCGTCGCCGTACTCCTGCTCGAGCAGGCGGCGGATGTACTCCGACCCGGAGGGCAGCCGCTCGTCGTCGGGTCGCAGGAGTCTGTAGGCCCCGGGATTTCTGACGTCCCCGAGTTCCATCCCGATGGGCATCGTCAGGCCGACGCGGGCGACGGTGCCGTCGTTGGGGAAGATCCACGGGTAGGCAGTCTCGCCGGGCATGTACCCCCACCAGAACGTGAGGGTGTCCTCGAACTCCTCGAACAGTTCCTCGGGGAACTCCCGATACTCCTGGTAGGCGATGTGATTCGCTTCGGGGGGCGAGAGG
It encodes the following:
- a CDS encoding NAD(P)/FAD-dependent oxidoreductase, which encodes MERVDVAIVGGGPAGASAAERAAAHGAETVLFEQGVPREDREGLGPDSTDAAGMLDYWIDIMEFDYREIPDDVILRELEGTEFVGPSTSVELRTTGMEATYPKFGYTFHRARMDDWLYERATDAGADLRVGTGVKDLETDLRASSPKGPTHTLTLSNGDRIEAQYVVLADGPQRRITLDALDQFTAPGRSVSDYLSPPEANHIAYQEYREFPEELFEEFEDTLTFWWGYMPGETAYPWIFPNDGTVARVGLTMPIGMELGDVRNPGAYRLLRPDDERLPSGSEYIRRLLEQEYGDEYDIEKDIPRVEDRGKSKGTETYPISSTRPIESPVGANIAVAGGAMGTTSAFHEGGYHVAVRTGKIAGRLAATDSLEGYNDLWKDAIGDEILRNVAFADIVADYEPHDWDRTFSVVNEMQRGAGGGNLISRGYTAGLGASKVLLQYKRRKYAYRDGGYVQLREDEYFY